CGTAGTGGCAGTACAACTACTTTAGCTCCCGTCGGGTCAAGCGCATAGTAGTACCGTTCTCTAACATCCACTCCAGAGTATCTTTACCCATCAGTGCGTAATTTCCCTTGAGCGTATCTGACTTAGTGAAGACTTTCAGTATCTGATCTTCTTCGTCTAATTTATACGCTTTGCCCAGAGGTTCGTTGCTTCCTGGTAAAAACTCCGTTACCCAGTCTTGAGGATGGAAATAGTACCGAGGATGCCCCTGTTCGTAGGGGCTATTTATTTTATTCACTTCCCCTGCCGAGGTAGTTTCCGTAACCACCCAGACATTGGGGCGACCATTGTACCAGTCGCCCGTCAAAAAATTTCGCTGATCCAGATAACTGAGCACCTGATCCAAGAAGAAGTAAGAAACAATTCCTATCAGCACTATATTAACTGCTGTTTCTACTCCTATTCTCTTTACAGAACCTATCGAGAATATCTTCAATACAAAATCTCTCAAAATGGGAAAATGAAACATCAGTAAAGCAATATTGAGCAATAGCAATACCCCCGAGATACGCTGGATACCTTCCCACAGATCTAAGGCGATATTGATAAGAAACACATTGAGTACTACTGGTAGCAACAATATTGCTCCCAACAGTCTAGTCTTTCGGAAAAGCAGCAGAATAGCAGGCACAAGCTCCAGTACACCGAGTAGCACAGTAAACCACTTAGAATAACCTAAAAATGCCCAAGTTAAAGTAACTCCGGAAATACGCTCCAGCGGCTCTGACCATTCGTGAAAGGGCAAAACAATGAATTGTGTCCTAAATAGCTTAGTTAACGCATACGGTAGCATAGCTAAGCCAAGTATGTAACGAATAATCGTTTCGTAAGTGGCTTTGTCTTTTAGCAGCTTCAGCATAAACAGGTTGTTTTTCTGAAGATACAATATGCTTGCCTCTTCTCAGCGAACGAAGCATAAAAAAAGCCAAGAACGATGTCCCTGGCCTTATTTTACGTATGAAGAGTATAATTATTAGCAAAGTTTATTAATAAAGGTCTCGTCCATTTTGATGAGCATGGTAGGAGCAAAATGCTTCATATCAAAGCGGGCAAAGCGCTCGGCTAGTGCCCGTATCTTGTTGTACTTATCACGTTTTACATCAGAAACAGAAATCTTCAGAATTTTGGTGAAGATCACGATAGACTCACAGTTGTCTTTACCCAGTAGCCGTATCTGACGCTGAATACTGTTGGTTAACTGGTTAAAGAGATCATAATCGTTCATTAGGCAGTACTGAAGAGCGAGTACCGCTTTTACCTCTAGTTGGGCGTACGGATACTTTTTGAGACTTAGTTCGTTTAGCAGATTGTTAATCCACCGAGCCGACTCATTGTACTCACCAGCGTAGTAGCAAGACAGTGCTCGGTACATCACGTAGGTTACATATTTCGGCACATCGTCTAAATCGCCTTCATAATCGTGGAAAAGCATTTTGTTTTCCTCGTATAAAGTTTCTTCGTTACCCATGCGTTGTGCCCGCTCAATTTTAGAAACTAGGTACTGCGCTGGGTACGTATGTAAGCTGTAATTTGTCAGTAGGGTATCTACCGCATCATTTACTTCTTCGTAGAAGTCTTCAGCCTTACGGTATACTTTGTAATGGTTGTAATATTCTAGACGAAGCAGCTCGTACACCAATTGCAAGTGGTGATAGATAGAATCTAGGTAATAATTACTCAGAATCTCCTGCATTTTATCCAGAATATCCTCAATGGGTTCGTGCGTATTGTTGTCGTAAGACTCACCTTCCACAAATAAACGATGAAAGATATTCAAGCAACTTTGGTAGATGTACAATCGGTGCGATTCGTACAGGTTGCACAAGTTATTCATTTCATCCGTCAGCAGCGAAAGCTCAAGCTGGGTGGTCTCATCGCGCGACATAGTGTAGTCACCGTACTTTTTGAAGTACTGACATAACAACTCTTCAGCCTTATCTACCGCCAGCGTATACGCCACATGCTTGTTGTACGATTGCGAATACGTAAAGTGATCGGGAGTATTGATGTGTAATTTGCGAAGGGTTTTGTAGATGGTGGTAAGTTCACTGGGCAGATCGTAGTCAAGCAGTTCTTTCTCAATCTTCTTCAGCGTAGCAATAGCGATAGCACGTTTCTTCGTAAATATTACTTCGTTAATATTAGCTACCTTTTTAATCAAATCAGTACGAGGGTTTTCCATTTGCTGAAGCAAATATTCCTCGATTTTTTGATTAAGGCGAGACCGCAACGTATAGTAAGCATTCGTATTCACTCCCAGTTCGTCCATTATTTTATTATCAGATAATGAACGTTCGCGCATCGCTTTTAGCAGGTATGCTGACTTCTCCGCACTGTTCTCAATTAGCGACTCATGAATGGATGTATAGTCGGAGTCGGATAACTGCTTAATGATATTCTTAAGTTTCGCCATCGTAAATATTGGTAATTGCTAAACCCTACTTTTAATTTAATGCAAACAATATTACGTAAAATTTGCTACTATTAATAGTTTTGCATTGGCAGTATAAAATTGAAACACAATGGATTAAGTAATAATTATGACAAGCTTTAGCAAAAAGTCACTATAATAACCATATACAATTAGTCAGTATTATTACTTAAATGAAATAGAATATGAATATTCCTTTAAATGGAATATTATTTAGGTTTTGCATCACTTATATGTTCGATGTAATAATTATTGGATAGAGTAATAAATTTGTCTCAATATTCAAGGCCACCAAAAAAATGTGTGCGCGGTTCCACATCCAACGGTAAAATTAATTCCTTATATAGTATTCCAAAAGCTATTTTTCTTTCTTATAAGCAGAAATACCAAAAGTTACCATTTCGCATTTTTTACCGAAAATATTTTACAATCGGTTGCTTAAAGTTGCCAGTAAGATTGAGCGTTGCTAGGTAACAATAGGGCGAAAATCGGCTAAAAAGTGCTGCGTAAGCCCAAAACAGCTCGATAGTTCCTGCAAATTTGCCATCAAATAACACTAAACTGTCACTCATTTACGCGCCAAGGCGGATTTTTGCGATTGCCCCCACTGTAAAATAGAATGAGTTGATTACCATCAGGGTCTTTTAATCGGACTTTCCGCCATAACTAACGTTGGTCAGTCGGAAGCTCATTAAACACAATGCCTGTCGCACGAAGTCGGGTCACCCGTTCATCCAAGCCTG
This region of Tunicatimonas pelagia genomic DNA includes:
- a CDS encoding DoxX family protein → MLKLLKDKATYETIIRYILGLAMLPYALTKLFRTQFIVLPFHEWSEPLERISGVTLTWAFLGYSKWFTVLLGVLELVPAILLLFRKTRLLGAILLLPVVLNVFLINIALDLWEGIQRISGVLLLLNIALLMFHFPILRDFVLKIFSIGSVKRIGVETAVNIVLIGIVSYFFLDQVLSYLDQRNFLTGDWYNGRPNVWVVTETTSAGEVNKINSPYEQGHPRYYFHPQDWVTEFLPGSNEPLGKAYKLDEEDQILKVFTKSDTLKGNYALMGKDTLEWMLENGTTMRLTRRELK